GTTGAGAAGCaggagatacagtgccttgcgaaagtattcggcccccttgaactttgcgaccttttgccacatttcaggcttcaaacataaagatataaaactgtatttttttgtgaagaatcaacaacaagtgggacacaatcatgaagtggaacgacatttattggatatttcaaacttttttaacaattcaaaaactgaaaaattgggcatgcaaaattattcagcccctttactttcagtgcagcaaactctctccagaagttcagtgaggatctctgaatgatccaatgttgacctaaatgactaatgatgataaatacaatccacctgtgtgtaatcaagtctctgtataaatgcacctgcactgtgatagtctcagaggtccgttaaaagcgcagagagcatcatgaagaacaaggaacacaccaggcaggtccgagatactgttgtgaagaagtttaaagccggatttggatacaaaaagatttcccaagctttaaacatcccaaggagcactgagcaagcgataatattgaaatggaaggagtatcagaccactgcaaatctaccaagacctggccgtccctctaaactttcagctcatacaaggagaaggctgatcagagatgcagccaagaggcccatgatcactctggatgaactgcagagatctacagctgaggtgggagactctgtccataggacaacaatcagtcgtatattgcacaaatctggcctttatggaagagtggcaagaagaaagccataaaaagtgtcgtttaaagtttgccacaagccacctgggagacacaccaaaaatgtggaagaaggtgctctggtcagatgaaaccaaaattaaacattttggcaacaatgcaaaacgttatgttttgcgtaaaagcaacacagctcatcaccctgaacacaccatccccactgtcaaacatggtggtggcagcatcatggtttgggcctgattttcttcagcagggacagggaagatggttaaaattgatgggaagatggatggagccaaatacatgaccattctggaagaaaacctgatggagtctgcaaaagacctgagactgggatggagatttgtcttccaacaagacagtgatccaaaacataaagcaaaatctacaatggaatggttcaaaaataaacatatccaggtgttagaatggccaagtcaaagtccaggcctgaatccaatcgagaatctgtggaaagaactgaaaactgctgttcacaaatgctctccatccaacctcactgagctcgagctgttttgcaaggaggaatgggaacaaatgtcagtctctcgatgtgcaaaactgatagataccccaagcgacttacagctgtaatcgcagcaaaaggtggcgctacaaagtattaacttaagggggctgaataattttgcacgcccaatttttcagtttttgatttgttaaaaaagtttgaaatatccaataaatgttgttccacttcatgattgtgtcccacttgttgttgattcttcacaaaaaaatacagttttatatatttatgtttgaagcctgaaatgtggcaaaaggccgcaaagttcaagggggccgaatactttcgcaaggcactgtatatacaaaaatAGAATCGACAGTGCTATCTCTGCCATTTTCAATAACCCAACACTAGTTCACAAGAGGTTGAGGAACAGGTTGCATTTTATGCATCGTGGAACACTTATATTACATctactgtgcattcggaaagtattgagaccccttgacttttttccacattttgttacgtgacagccttattctaaaacggatcaAATAAataatgttcctcatcaatctacacacaacaccccataatgacgaagcgcaaacaggtttttagaaaggactctcaaaccatgagaagcaagattctctggtatgatgaaaccaagattgaactctttgggctgaatgccaagtgtcacgtctggaggacgtgaagcatggtggtggcagcatcatgctgtggggatgtttttcagcagcagggactgggagacaattcaggatcgagggaaagatgaacggtgcaaagtacagagagatccttgatgaaaacctgctccagagtgcccaGGATCTCAgcctgggacgaaggttcaccttccaacaggacaatgaacttaagcacacagccaaggaaacgcaggagtggcttcaggacaagtctctgaatgtccttgagtggcccaaccagagcctgtgcttgaacctgatcaaacatctctggagacacctgaaaatagctgtgcagcaatgctccccatccaacctgacagagtggtataaactccccaaatacaggtgtgccaagcttggggcggcatacccaagaagtcttgaggctgtaatcactgccaaaggagcTTACAAAAAGTAccgaataaagggtctgaatacttatgtgaatgtgatatttcagtttttgtttttgctgtgtcatcgtggggtattgtgtgtagatcaatgagggaaaaaaactatttcatttattttagtgtaaggctgtaacgtaataaaatgtggaaaaggtcaaggggtctaaatactttaggaatgcactgtatattaactGAGGTATCTTTCGTGAAAATACACTGTGGCCTGGACTAGATGGGGCCCCAGCAAGGCAACATCACACACCCTGGGAGACGACCAGCTGGTGGGACACAGGACCATCTGTGGCTCTATTTACTCAAATGCGTGTGTGTCACGTTGATACAGTTCTGTACTAGTTTTGCAAAAGTGGACAAACAtggacacaggcacacacacacacgcacacgtgcacacacacacacgcacgcacacacacacacacaaacatgctcaGTGAATGCCACAAAATGTAATCTCAATCCTCCACAGAGCCCTCTCACAAGTGGGCTTTACACTTAAGCTGCATTAACAAAGCACACTTTGGGAGTTGAAATACCCAAGCCATATGATTACAGGCCTGTCCACATGCCTAATAGACCATAAGACCCTTCacagggagaggagtaggaggTCTTTGAAGCATTAACACAAGATATTCCCCTGCTGCTACGTTTTCCACATACAGAATTGCAAATGTGATTATCTGTTTGGCGAGTTAAGCTGTTGAAGCACTAAACCATGGTGAATGTTTGGCCTGTTCTAGCCTTAAATGAGCTCCAATTCACTTTACATGACACTCCATAGTCTAATGACATCTCAGGCCAACACACAGGCAGGTGTTACTGTGTAGCCTTATCTACACACTTATAGTGTAGGGCTTAAAACTCCCGTCTTCCCTCCACTGAACTTGTAAATGTATCGGTAGATAGACTTCCCCCTTAAAAATCCAAGTAACACAAGAGTCCCAAAACAAACCTTGGAAACTTAAGattggatgggagagagaggaatcaAATTTTGATTTGACAAGTGACACAAATTGCCCCTCAAGCAGTTTGTCACAAATCACATGTTAAGCTTCCCAGTGATGTGCATGGACTTTGGGTCCTCTGAAGGAACTGATATGCCATATGCATAGTGTTCCATAATCATGAATAGCCTGGGAGTTCACATGCACAACATTGGAGTAGTGGCCATATGAAGTGTCGATTCTGGGTATGGTTTTAGAGATAAACTGGCAATTCATTCTGTCAATTAGCTTCGTGCATTTTATCTTAAACCACCATTGGGTATGAGACATATGGTTCTAAACTAACAAGGCTATCATTAGCCTTTCTGTCCAGGGCCAAGGCTTGCCCAATAGCCAATGTTGTTCAGACGGTAGATGTGAAATGATCAGCCTTACTGCTGGACTACTATAATGGAACACACCAACACCATCCCTGGCATAGTGAGGAGTCAGGCCTTGCGCTGGTTGAGCCTAAATAAATCCCCCATGTAATAAGTTATTTGTAGCAAGATGACCAATGAGCTTGAGTCTAATAAATGCAAGTGTGCTTCCTGTCCTTAATAAATCCAATGTCCACAAATCACATTGACTAGTTTATTTTATTAAAAAGACCAGGGTGCAAATatgaaattaaaaaaaataaaagacaaGCATTTAATTTAAGCATTTTTAATACAAACTTAATATAAACTCTGTCCCTCTTGACATGTAAGACACTGACTCAAAATACTTTTTTTATACTGTATTTTTATCAAGTATTGCACAATGTTGGTACAAAATTAATTTATACGATTACATTTGTCCATAATATAGCAAAATCGGTCAACTCTTAACAGAAAATACAACTCGTACACTTTGAATTCCACCACTAAGGAATACTATGTACACAATCTTTAGAATATTTGATGCATTTTAAAGATGGATTtctttatctttaaaaaaaacaaacataacgAAAAGCTGCTGCAGCCATCACAGATCACTGGAGTAGTAAAAAGATATAAATGCAATACCATGTCATAGAAACAATATACTCTGATATCTTACAAACTCTGTACTAAATTAAATTATACAGTTAGAAAAAGACCAAGTAACCCCATGTAGTAGTGCCAATTCATAAAAATTAGCCATGTCTTACCACCTGTAAAATACTGTAAGAGGCCTGAACTTGAAGattgtatttttgttttttttctcatGTTACGGAGCATTTTTTGTTTTTCCCAACATAGTAAAAAAATTGTGCTTGGTTGGCAAAAAGGAAAAGAGAAACACAATGCATGTTGAATTTAAGTAACCAAGCTTGGACGCATTTGTACAACAAGCTTTAAGCAAAAAAACTCAAGGGGGggtagaaaaaaataaaatggaaaaaaaaaaaGACACCCTTGGGCACATGCTGCTTCACTGACTAGACAGAGCTCCTCAGAGGACCCTCGTCATGATTTCCTTGAAAGTCCAGTTCTTCTTCATGTGTTTTTCCTTCTCTTCGAGCCACCGTCGTCATTCATAAATAACATCACGTCATCGTTTCATCTTTAGTTAGCCATCACCGGCTGGAATTGCTGGTTCGAATACTGCATGTTGCCGAGACTGAAGTTCAGCCCATCCATGAGGGACTTGTCATGGAGACCGCCGTAGGCCGCGAACACATCAAAGGCATTGTTGTACTGCAGCGGGCTGAGTGCCCCCTCGCTGGGGAACACTCCACTGGGGCTCCCCTGACCCTGGAGGCTTGGAAACACAAACTCCTTAGCATTAGGAGAGAGTGCCGAGGCCTTCTGCTGCTGGCCCAGGCCGTACAGAGAGAGCATGGAGGTGGACATGGCTTTTTGCTTCAGCAGGGTGTTCACATTCAGCCCGAGGTTGTTGGTGGGGGAGGTGCGGGCCACCTTGTTGCagtttcctccgttgctgccattACCGTTGTTGCGGCCGGAGCTCTTCATCTTGGTGGAGCCGAACTTGGTGGCTGCAAAGGTGGCGGTGGTAAAGGTTATAGGCTGGGTGGAGCGTGGCATGAAGGAGGGGCTGACAGCCGCAGACTGCCCAAAGGGTGGTGAGGGAGAGCTGGACTCAGAACAGGCCCCAATAGGGTCACTGATGGGCATGAAGACCTGGGCCTCTGGGTTGAAGCTGTTCTTGATCTCCTTGTCCAGCTCGGACCCGTTCTCATTGTTATCGTCCACGTACAGCACCTTGACCGGCCCCTTCTCCCCAATCTGGTAGGACACCTCAAAGGGGTCAATCCACACACTAAGTTCCTGAGGGAGGTTATTCCGGACATCGTCAATATCCAGGCCACTCTCCTTGGCTGCCTGCTCCACCACAGGGTCCACCTTCTCCCCTACATGGATGCACCTGTACCCAGAGCCCTTATATGGCTTATCAGTGTACCAGTGACCTTCATACTTCTTCTTCAGCTGCCTCTCGAGCTCCTCACCGAAGATGTTCACACGCCTTCTGGGGAGTTTGTTGTACAAATAGGAAATAATAAAGTTGAGGGCTACTTGGATTTCAAGCTGCATAGCTGCTTCACGGTTGCGGCAGGTTGTTTTTCGTTATGGAGTTGGTATTCCTGAGTGTTGCAAAAACCTCCAAGGCAGTGGTAATCAGTTTGGGCCAAACAGGGACACTGATTAAGTGCTGGTTCCTGAAAACAATATCCTTCCTTTCACAGGGTAGGGTTCCTAAACCTGGAATAAGAGGGAAAAGACattaaacataaaaaataaaaaaaatgctatacagctaaatctactgtccaATATTATAACTGCATATTCATACAAGTAATATGTACGAGTCCACccatacaaaaaaataaaaatgtatgcgAGCATGAATAAGTCCCTTTGGATATGGttcgctaaatggcatattattttagCTCAGTTGGAAAGCTGTTGGCCTTATAAGCCTGATTGAATTTACAGTTCAGCCATTCGCATTGCTGTGTCTATGTAGGCTGTACAACATAAGTTATAAATAGGGCTGTGTCCCCCAGCGGTTTTCTAGCATTAGTGACAACTAAAGGCAAGCATAGTTGACCTCTGGACAATGGTGGCTCATGGCCCTTTTAAACGCAATTAAAGCAATTTAGCCAAAATGATCCGAGACATTGTATCCTCACCCGATATAATCTATTTGAGAAAATTATACACTCACGTCCCCAAATCATCTGATATGATGGAAGAATAATATTGGTTAGTGATGGTAACAGGAGAAACCGGGCACAAACATTGACTAGAATGTAAGCGAGCAGCTGGTGAGCTGAACTAGCTGCAATAGCAGATAGACTTGTTACGTAATCCTCATTGAATTTCTGATCACGACCATAGCTAGCTAGATGCCTTTAATCAAAATGACTGGTAATACTAGATATATCTATATGAGATTATACGAATGGTCAAAAAGTCCAATCCAAATCCTTATCATAGTTTGCCTCGCTTCACTTGAATCCAACCAATAACGTCGCTAGCTAGCTTTAACGCAATGGTTAGCTAGCTACGCAACCAGGATATGAAGGGGATGTAGGCTAAACTGCAGCTGGCATACCGGAGGTTTTTGCCTGATAAATACAGTGAAGGGGATTCACGCTCAAAGGATAAGGTGTGTTGGCTTGCCCCAAATATCCTTTAAGGTTGTTCAAGTACCACCAAGGTAGCAAAAACGCTGGTTCTGGATTTTAGCCTAAATTAGACTGATTTATGAGTTTCTAGCTAGCCATCTAGAGATCACACTATCGATAGTTATAGAAGTTAACGCGTTAGCAAGTAGCTATCACGTTAACCAACCTAACGTTAGCTACCCAACCAAAACAAGACATAGAATGCGGTCGTTAGCTTGTCAAATCCCTGGAGACAAGCTAATGCTTAATGACTGCCTTGCTAATGACTTATATTGAAGTGATGAAGATAATTATACTTACATTTAGAGTTAAACAAATTTACATCAGGTCCTTGCACTGTCTGGAGACCGATGGCTTGAATGGCTtgctaacgtaacaaaataacGAGATGGTTACTTCCTTCTTGTACAAAATCTACTGATGTAACTATAAATCTAAATGATTATTCCAGTCGAGTTATGTGGAGGTCAATTGAAGTTTTTGAATATATCTGTTATCAATGCGATATTGCTAACTCCCTACTGCCTGGGAGTTTTTACAACTCTGCCCTTTAAATTGCGGACTGACTTGTTTATATAGGTTGTACTCCGCCACGGACATAAAGTAGGCGGTGATATGGCTCTCAGAGGTCAACACCAAATAACGCTATTCTATTGGCCAAACTCGTCTCTCGTCATTCGCGAACTACTTCATCTTACGTTCCAATTGTAGGTTCTGCAAGTCAGTCAATAATAAGGGTCTATTACGGTAGTGGTAAGCTTTTCATGTTCATTGGGACTACATATTGTTGTCATAATGTTGAATGAAGATTGTTGAGATACTGAACATAAATAACTTATTTGGTGGTTTATGTACAATGAAAGTAGTAAATCAAAGAAAACTCATTTGAATAGCAAACCAACTGACACTGAAACGGGTTAGATATATTGACTCAAATATCAGAGACAATGATTTGTTGTAGTTGCTCTAATTATGGCCGAAGATTGCGCGTGCATGATTATTTCGGAAATTCAATAAGCGTTGTGAGACGTTGTGCCAAAAAGTATGTAGAAAGGGAGAAGTAGTGCACAGACAGTTTGGCGGAAGGACATATGTCACCGTGTAGGAATTTGctctgttcaaatca
This genomic window from Oncorhynchus gorbuscha isolate QuinsamMale2020 ecotype Even-year linkage group LG07, OgorEven_v1.0, whole genome shotgun sequence contains:
- the LOC124040134 gene encoding protein Tob1-like; amino-acid sequence: MQLEIQVALNFIISYLYNKLPRRRVNIFGEELERQLKKKYEGHWYTDKPYKGSGYRCIHVGEKVDPVVEQAAKESGLDIDDVRNNLPQELSVWIDPFEVSYQIGEKGPVKVLYVDDNNENGSELDKEIKNSFNPEAQVFMPISDPIGACSESSSPSPPFGQSAAVSPSFMPRSTQPITFTTATFAATKFGSTKMKSSGRNNGNGSNGGNCNKVARTSPTNNLGLNVNTLLKQKAMSTSMLSLYGLGQQQKASALSPNAKEFVFPSLQGQGSPSGVFPSEGALSPLQYNNAFDVFAAYGGLHDKSLMDGLNFSLGNMQYSNQQFQPVMAN